One genomic window of Haloferax mediterranei ATCC 33500 includes the following:
- the phnE gene encoding phosphonate ABC transporter, permease protein PhnE: protein MASKSSNGTAEWERFEPRERLLRYLVTLGVLVVLAASWRAMDINYGYVASAPREVMDLFTRMYPPNVMYTSEIARPLLETINISILGTALAIVMALPVAFLSASNTTPSRATYLLGKFIVSFTRSVNVIIWALIFVVVFGPGALAGVLAIAVRSVGFTAKLLGEAIEEIDPGEVEAVRATGASTLQTFIYGIVPQIKPAFISVATFRWDINVRASTIIGFVGAGGIGVPLQTNINYFKWDAVLTILLAILGIVLISEGVSAYLRGKVS from the coding sequence ATGGCGAGTAAATCTTCGAACGGCACGGCAGAGTGGGAGCGGTTCGAACCGCGCGAACGCCTGCTTCGGTATCTCGTCACGCTGGGCGTGTTGGTCGTCCTCGCCGCCTCGTGGCGGGCAATGGACATCAACTACGGCTACGTCGCGTCCGCGCCGCGCGAAGTGATGGACCTCTTCACGCGGATGTACCCGCCGAACGTGATGTACACGAGCGAGATCGCCAGGCCGCTGCTCGAGACCATCAACATCTCGATTCTCGGCACGGCGCTCGCCATCGTGATGGCGCTTCCGGTCGCGTTCCTCAGCGCCAGCAACACGACACCCAGCCGCGCGACGTACCTCCTCGGGAAGTTCATCGTCTCGTTCACGCGCTCCGTGAACGTCATCATCTGGGCGCTCATCTTCGTCGTGGTGTTCGGCCCGGGCGCACTCGCCGGCGTACTGGCGATTGCGGTCCGCTCGGTCGGATTCACCGCGAAACTTCTCGGTGAAGCTATCGAGGAGATCGACCCCGGCGAAGTCGAGGCCGTCAGAGCCACCGGTGCGTCGACGCTTCAGACGTTCATCTACGGGATTGTCCCGCAGATCAAGCCAGCGTTCATCAGCGTCGCGACCTTCCGCTGGGACATCAACGTGCGCGCGTCGACCATCATCGGATTCGTCGGCGCGGGCGGCATCGGCGTCCCCCTGCAGACGAATATTAACTACTTCAAGTGGGATGCCGTACTCACGATTCTGCTCGCCATCCTCGGCATCGTGCTCATCAGCGAGGGCGTCTCCGCGTACCTCCGCGGGAAGGTGAGCTAA
- a CDS encoding MgtC/SapB family protein: MQVDVTVLPISPRITQLFIAAALGMFLGLEREWSQKSAGIRTFALTSLIGAISTTIDNNALLILGGVLVLLQTVLLGADGLLDDDSPRSLSLTTSASLFVAYSAGVMVAADFVLEAVVLVIISSLLLVLRRELHQFAWGLSKEEVKSAAEFAILAFVVYPLLPSDPVGPWNAIQPQLVWLLVVAVSGLGFVNYVIMQRYGSRGIAITGFFGGLVNSTAVIGEFADRAERNKNILSLSVGAVLLADAAMAVRNLFLVGVFIPEVVPEVGTPLGVIAIVGVGLSVYLTDWDTELQLDFDSPFSLSNALKFGGLFLVILVVSAGAQQFFGAAGLVTTSFLSGLISSGSTTTTAVTLYLAGKVSADVAAASILAGTSASIIVKIVLAASINRSLFRPVAKASGALIVAGLISGGLLAAI, encoded by the coding sequence ATGCAAGTCGATGTGACGGTCCTCCCGATTAGCCCTCGCATCACGCAGTTGTTTATCGCGGCGGCGTTAGGGATGTTTCTCGGTCTCGAACGTGAGTGGTCACAGAAGTCAGCAGGGATTCGAACCTTCGCACTCACGAGTCTTATCGGGGCGATTTCGACGACAATCGACAACAACGCGCTCCTCATACTCGGCGGGGTTCTCGTCTTGCTGCAGACCGTCCTGCTCGGTGCTGATGGTCTCCTCGACGATGACTCGCCGCGAAGCCTCTCGTTGACCACCTCTGCCTCGCTGTTCGTCGCCTATAGCGCCGGGGTGATGGTCGCCGCAGATTTCGTCCTCGAAGCGGTCGTGCTCGTGATTATCTCGTCGCTGCTCTTGGTGCTCCGGCGAGAGCTACACCAGTTCGCGTGGGGCCTCTCGAAAGAGGAGGTCAAGAGCGCGGCCGAGTTCGCGATTCTCGCGTTCGTCGTCTATCCGCTTCTCCCGTCAGACCCGGTTGGCCCGTGGAACGCCATTCAGCCCCAACTCGTCTGGTTGCTCGTCGTCGCCGTGAGCGGGCTCGGCTTCGTCAACTACGTCATCATGCAGCGCTACGGGAGTCGCGGCATCGCGATTACGGGTTTTTTCGGCGGTCTCGTGAACTCCACAGCGGTCATCGGCGAGTTCGCAGACCGCGCGGAGCGAAACAAAAACATCCTCTCGCTGTCGGTCGGCGCGGTGTTGCTCGCGGACGCGGCGATGGCCGTCCGAAACCTGTTTCTCGTCGGGGTGTTCATCCCGGAGGTCGTCCCTGAGGTCGGAACGCCACTCGGCGTCATAGCGATTGTCGGTGTCGGTCTCTCCGTCTACCTTACCGACTGGGATACCGAGTTGCAACTCGATTTCGACTCTCCGTTTAGCCTGTCGAACGCGCTCAAGTTCGGCGGGCTGTTCTTGGTGATTCTCGTCGTTTCGGCGGGCGCACAGCAGTTCTTCGGTGCAGCCGGATTGGTGACGACCAGCTTCCTGAGCGGTCTTATTTCCAGCGGGTCCACGACCACGACCGCTGTCACGCTCTATCTCGCCGGGAAGGTGTCCGCCGACGTCGCTGCAGCAAGCATCCTCGCCGGGACGAGCGCGAGTATTATCGTGAAAATCGTCCTCGCAGCCAGCATCAACCGCTCGCTCTTCCGACCCGTCGCAAAGGCGAGTGGCGCACTCATCGTTGCTGGTCTCATCAGTGGCGGACTATTAGCCGCCATCTAA
- the phnC gene encoding phosphonate ABC transporter ATP-binding protein encodes MLTVNDIEKVYDSGDRALKGLSMEVSGNEIVSIIGPSGAGKSTLIRCINRLTEPTDGEVWLGDTEITGLSSTELRDARRDMGMIHQEFNLIERLTVMENVLSGRLGYMSTWDAFRRNFDSEDIAKAREVLHRVGLEGVENDRADELSGGQRQRVGIARAVIQRPKILLVDEPTSALDPETSVEVMDLLTEIAREDDIPVLINIHEVDLATDYADRVVGLSDGELVFEGDADDLDERAKDIIYRGGESREERDAAKAEQTASAGE; translated from the coding sequence ATGCTGACTGTCAACGACATAGAAAAAGTATACGACTCCGGCGACCGGGCCCTCAAGGGCCTCTCGATGGAAGTCAGTGGCAACGAAATCGTCTCGATTATCGGGCCGAGCGGAGCCGGTAAGAGTACGCTTATCCGCTGTATCAACCGTCTCACGGAGCCGACGGACGGTGAGGTCTGGCTCGGCGACACCGAGATTACGGGGCTATCGAGCACGGAACTCCGGGACGCCCGCCGCGACATGGGCATGATTCACCAGGAGTTCAACCTCATCGAGCGCCTAACCGTGATGGAAAACGTCCTCTCGGGTCGACTCGGCTACATGAGCACGTGGGACGCGTTCCGCCGCAACTTCGACAGCGAGGACATCGCCAAGGCGCGAGAGGTCCTGCACCGGGTCGGGCTCGAAGGCGTCGAAAACGACCGCGCGGACGAACTCTCCGGCGGCCAGCGCCAACGCGTCGGCATCGCCAGAGCCGTCATTCAGCGCCCGAAAATCCTCCTCGTCGACGAACCGACGAGCGCGCTCGACCCGGAAACGTCGGTCGAAGTGATGGACCTGCTCACCGAAATCGCGCGCGAAGACGATATCCCCGTCCTCATCAACATCCACGAAGTCGACCTCGCGACCGACTACGCCGACCGCGTCGTCGGCCTGAGCGACGGCGAACTCGTCTTCGAGGGCGACGCGGACGACCTCGACGAGCGCGCCAAAGACATCATCTACCGCGGCGGCGAGTCGCGCGAAGAGCGCGACGCCGCCAAGGCAGAACAGACAGCGAGCGCGGGGGAGTAA
- a CDS encoding helix-turn-helix domain-containing protein has product MSASSTDTGTHLTLDLWHPNCWAIQATAEHAGGIIAHAVYETPTYGTESSTVTGLYTAYADSERELTRLIEAIGASPLVGAIDEIQTQFDTRRQRIAPGAVAREVFVEYDPSDLIFPQLRKHGFVHSAPGKIEDGREYWDVRYTGTRSEIETALDAVRDSSNADIKIARIGAVSGGPREVHQLETLTPRQREVFELARERGYYNWPRDTSTRKLAAALDISKTTFLEHLRKAEAKLLDP; this is encoded by the coding sequence ATGAGCGCGTCGTCGACGGACACTGGCACTCACTTGACGCTCGACCTCTGGCATCCGAACTGTTGGGCCATCCAAGCGACTGCCGAGCACGCAGGCGGCATCATCGCTCACGCGGTGTACGAAACCCCGACGTACGGCACGGAGTCATCGACGGTGACGGGCCTGTACACTGCATACGCCGATTCGGAACGGGAGCTGACGCGGTTAATCGAGGCTATCGGGGCCTCACCGCTGGTCGGGGCGATTGACGAGATTCAGACGCAGTTTGACACCCGAAGACAACGCATCGCTCCGGGGGCCGTCGCCCGGGAGGTGTTCGTCGAATACGACCCCAGTGACCTGATTTTCCCCCAGTTGCGAAAACACGGCTTCGTCCACAGCGCGCCGGGCAAAATCGAAGATGGCCGCGAGTATTGGGACGTTCGCTACACGGGGACGCGAAGTGAAATCGAGACGGCGCTCGATGCGGTCCGCGACAGTTCGAACGCGGATATCAAAATCGCACGCATCGGGGCCGTCAGTGGTGGTCCGCGGGAAGTACACCAACTGGAGACACTGACTCCGCGACAACGCGAGGTGTTCGAACTGGCCCGCGAACGAGGATACTACAACTGGCCACGTGACACTTCGACCCGCAAACTCGCTGCCGCGTTAGATATATCGAAAACGACGTTTCTCGAACATCTCCGCAAGGCCGAGGCGAAACTGCTCGACCCCTGA
- the phnD gene encoding phosphate/phosphite/phosphonate ABC transporter substrate-binding protein, whose amino-acid sequence MTRFDQSRRSLLASGAAAMSFGFAGCIQSGGEDGNATESATDSEGESGSESTDSGSTSDFDPSNPEFPQPMAALINAGFETGSLSDLNNMEERDKPRYGKPVKETPTKESELLDPDKLAFAMTPSEDPAAYRTTMKPLMDNIAKETGKEVEYFPLQSYASQVEAMRSERLHIAGFSTGPTPFAVNLAGAVPFSLQVSGEGDFGYRLWLATQADNDEIDSLSDLKGKRVAHSEPSSNSGNQAPRALFANQGVVPGDDYEVAYSGGHEQSVLGVANGDYDAAPVCSTCVTRVANAGNLDPSKIKVVWASNPFPTTSFTYRYNLTPEIQEGIRAAFVDYDYSDTQIAETFEGRGKFTEIDYATVYDIILQIQENNGVEYQTENLGE is encoded by the coding sequence ATGACTAGGTTCGACCAATCGAGACGTTCACTCCTCGCTAGCGGCGCAGCAGCCATGTCTTTCGGCTTCGCAGGCTGTATCCAAAGTGGCGGTGAAGACGGTAACGCCACCGAGTCGGCGACCGACTCAGAGGGCGAGTCCGGCAGTGAAAGCACGGATAGTGGCAGTACGTCGGACTTCGATCCGTCGAACCCAGAGTTCCCACAGCCCATGGCGGCGCTCATCAACGCCGGGTTCGAGACGGGGTCACTTTCGGACCTCAATAACATGGAAGAGCGGGACAAGCCCCGCTACGGGAAACCGGTCAAGGAGACGCCGACCAAGGAAAGCGAACTCCTCGACCCCGACAAACTCGCGTTCGCGATGACGCCATCCGAGGACCCGGCGGCCTACCGGACGACCATGAAGCCGCTCATGGACAACATCGCCAAAGAGACCGGCAAGGAAGTCGAGTACTTCCCACTGCAGTCGTACGCGTCGCAGGTCGAAGCGATGCGCTCCGAGCGACTCCACATCGCCGGCTTCTCCACGGGACCGACGCCGTTCGCCGTGAACCTCGCCGGTGCCGTGCCGTTCTCGCTGCAGGTCTCCGGCGAAGGAGACTTCGGCTACCGGCTCTGGCTGGCAACGCAGGCCGACAACGACGAAATCGACTCGCTTTCGGACCTGAAGGGCAAGCGCGTCGCCCACTCCGAGCCGTCGTCGAACTCCGGCAACCAGGCTCCGCGCGCACTCTTCGCCAATCAGGGCGTCGTGCCCGGTGACGACTACGAAGTCGCCTACTCCGGCGGGCACGAACAGAGCGTCCTCGGCGTGGCAAACGGCGACTACGACGCCGCCCCCGTCTGCAGTACGTGTGTGACGCGCGTCGCAAACGCCGGCAACCTCGACCCCTCGAAAATCAAGGTCGTCTGGGCGAGCAACCCCTTCCCGACGACGAGCTTTACCTACCGCTACAACCTCACTCCCGAGATTCAGGAGGGAATCCGGGCTGCGTTCGTCGACTACGATTACTCCGACACGCAGATCGCAGAGACGTTCGAAGGGCGTGGGAAGTTCACAGAAATCGACTACGCGACCGTCTACGACATCATCCTCCAGATTCAGGAGAACAACGGCGTCGAGTACCAGACGGAGAACCTCGGCGAATAA
- a CDS encoding aryl-sulfate sulfotransferase codes for MPRRHLARALAALVVSSLLVSVGISALTHTPTDSRTGTVESPADGPTVVGIQGFHFRGQGATKKPARLISVGPKASLHRSFDGSRVGAQWFYDVDPVGDNDILVSATIPQGTVVVRFDRLTGKVVWSEQLPYHDTHDVDSLGDGKLLIANMRQYNETTSVSNDRLLVYDRHEDEVVWEWLFHEHYPNSTDGGFAGDWTHVNDVDKVGDGLYLASPRNFDQVIVVNRSTGEIELRLGEDDTREILHRQHNPDLIRGPNGSVSVLVADSENDRVVEYTRHCEDGKVGVVEADPEDCEWERTWTLAGGLNWPRDADRLPNGNTLVTDTLNHRVIEVTPEGRIVWEYYATWGPYDAERIGTGDGSNGPPMVSIDAPKHATLSNSVGVTPGTGDRQTFHGWLTETTAGTPLSGPVEKFALRWAHVTPWLTPVWMTGWDFARTILAMLVLLGWTTVETYYRRERLWDRVNNFAERVRAASDDW; via the coding sequence ATGCCTCGACGTCACTTGGCGCGGGCGCTCGCGGCGCTGGTGGTATCCTCGCTGTTGGTCTCAGTGGGAATATCCGCGCTGACCCACACGCCGACGGACTCCCGAACTGGCACGGTCGAGTCGCCCGCTGATGGCCCGACGGTCGTTGGCATCCAAGGATTCCACTTCCGTGGTCAAGGTGCCACGAAGAAGCCAGCGCGGCTCATCTCCGTGGGGCCGAAGGCTAGTCTGCACCGGTCGTTCGACGGCTCTCGCGTCGGCGCGCAGTGGTTCTACGATGTCGACCCAGTGGGCGATAACGACATTCTGGTCAGCGCAACGATTCCGCAGGGGACCGTCGTCGTCCGATTCGACCGCCTGACGGGCAAGGTCGTCTGGTCCGAGCAGCTGCCGTATCACGACACGCACGATGTCGACTCCCTCGGCGACGGCAAACTGCTCATCGCAAACATGCGTCAGTACAACGAGACGACGAGCGTCAGCAACGACCGGCTGCTCGTCTACGACCGTCACGAGGACGAAGTAGTCTGGGAGTGGCTGTTTCACGAGCACTACCCCAACTCGACGGACGGCGGCTTTGCTGGCGACTGGACCCACGTCAACGATGTCGACAAGGTTGGTGACGGGCTCTACTTGGCATCGCCGCGCAACTTCGACCAGGTCATCGTCGTCAACCGCTCTACGGGAGAGATAGAACTCCGGCTTGGCGAGGACGACACCCGTGAGATTCTCCACAGACAACACAATCCCGACCTTATCCGAGGGCCGAACGGTTCGGTGTCAGTCCTCGTCGCCGACAGCGAAAACGACCGCGTCGTGGAGTACACCCGGCACTGCGAGGATGGGAAAGTCGGCGTCGTCGAGGCCGACCCCGAAGACTGCGAGTGGGAACGCACGTGGACACTCGCGGGCGGACTCAACTGGCCGCGGGACGCCGACCGACTCCCAAACGGTAACACACTCGTGACGGACACGCTCAACCACCGCGTCATCGAGGTCACCCCCGAGGGCCGCATCGTCTGGGAGTATTACGCTACCTGGGGTCCCTACGACGCCGAGCGAATCGGCACCGGCGACGGGTCGAACGGCCCTCCGATGGTCTCTATCGACGCACCCAAACACGCCACTCTGTCGAATTCAGTGGGGGTGACGCCGGGGACCGGCGACCGTCAGACGTTCCACGGCTGGCTCACCGAGACTACTGCCGGAACACCGCTTTCCGGCCCTGTCGAGAAGTTCGCCCTCCGCTGGGCGCACGTAACGCCGTGGCTGACGCCCGTCTGGATGACCGGTTGGGACTTCGCGCGGACCATTCTCGCGATGCTCGTCCTGCTCGGCTGGACCACCGTCGAGACCTATTACCGCCGGGAACGCCTCTGGGACCGCGTCAACAACTTCGCCGAGCGGGTCCGTGCCGCAAGCGATGACTGGTAG
- a CDS encoding acyl-CoA synthetase — MMTHNLGDYDATRADFSWDDIYTEASWNAPEELNIAHETVDRHAANGDRVALYQVDTDGELTTLTFWELANRSSQFANVLDDLGVEAGDRVVSYMPRIPEHYVALVGTLKHGAVWGSVNERFGPDGISYRLDDCNASVVVTTTDNRETIADALTDAPSVEHVITVDRGDGAPTDDVVFNTALDDASTDYEPARTGGEDNALLYYTSGTTGLAKGVLHKHRWIAGVAATQRYAVDLQPGDVYWSTGDLGWLTGAINTLGAWFWGSALFTYEGEFDPEMWADLLDTYPITVLFSVPTAYRMLREHEDVLADTDSDLRHALSIGEPLSAGVVEWAEDTLGVTVLDTYGQTETGNMIINNYPTMPVRPGSMGKPLPGIEAAIVDPESGEVLPPGETGEIAERGDYPCFFAEYWNKPEKTRACFIDGPDGEWYLSGDLAHMDEDGYFWFEGRADDVILSSGYRIGPFEVESSLGEHPAVAEAAVVPKPHRERGNIVKAFIVPSADATPSDSLAEEIKAHVKSELSAHEYPREIEFVDELPKTVTGKIRRTELRETAAEEN; from the coding sequence ATGATGACACACAATCTCGGCGACTACGACGCGACGCGAGCCGACTTCTCGTGGGACGACATCTACACTGAAGCCTCGTGGAACGCCCCGGAGGAACTCAATATCGCTCACGAAACCGTCGACCGACATGCGGCAAACGGCGACCGAGTCGCTCTCTATCAGGTCGACACGGACGGCGAACTCACGACGCTGACCTTTTGGGAACTCGCAAACCGTTCGAGCCAGTTCGCGAACGTCCTCGACGACCTCGGCGTCGAGGCGGGCGACCGCGTGGTCTCGTACATGCCGCGCATTCCGGAACACTACGTCGCCCTCGTGGGGACGCTCAAACACGGCGCAGTGTGGGGCAGCGTCAACGAGCGGTTCGGTCCCGACGGCATCTCCTACCGACTCGACGACTGTAACGCCTCGGTCGTCGTCACGACGACGGACAACCGCGAGACCATCGCCGACGCACTCACCGACGCGCCGAGCGTCGAACACGTCATCACAGTCGACCGCGGTGACGGCGCACCGACCGACGATGTGGTCTTCAACACGGCGCTCGACGACGCCAGCACGGACTACGAACCCGCACGGACCGGCGGCGAGGACAACGCGCTTCTGTACTACACCTCCGGGACGACCGGGCTCGCAAAGGGCGTCCTGCACAAACACCGCTGGATTGCGGGCGTCGCGGCAACCCAGCGTTACGCCGTCGACCTCCAACCCGGCGACGTGTACTGGAGCACCGGTGACCTCGGCTGGCTGACGGGGGCAATCAACACCCTCGGTGCGTGGTTCTGGGGGTCGGCACTCTTCACCTACGAAGGCGAGTTCGACCCCGAAATGTGGGCGGACCTGCTCGACACCTATCCTATCACGGTCCTTTTCTCCGTCCCGACGGCCTACCGCATGCTCCGCGAACACGAAGACGTGCTCGCGGACACCGACTCCGACCTCCGTCACGCCCTCTCCATCGGCGAACCCCTCAGTGCGGGCGTCGTCGAATGGGCCGAAGACACCCTCGGCGTGACCGTTCTCGACACCTACGGCCAGACCGAGACGGGGAACATGATTATCAACAACTACCCGACGATGCCCGTGCGACCGGGGTCGATGGGCAAGCCCCTCCCCGGCATCGAGGCAGCCATCGTCGACCCCGAGTCCGGCGAGGTTCTGCCGCCGGGTGAGACGGGCGAAATCGCCGAACGCGGTGACTACCCCTGTTTCTTCGCGGAGTACTGGAACAAGCCCGAGAAGACGCGTGCCTGCTTCATCGACGGCCCTGACGGGGAGTGGTATCTGTCGGGCGACCTCGCGCACATGGACGAAGACGGCTACTTCTGGTTCGAAGGCCGCGCCGACGACGTGATTCTCTCGTCGGGCTACCGCATCGGCCCGTTCGAAGTCGAGAGTTCGCTTGGCGAGCACCCGGCGGTCGCAGAGGCCGCGGTCGTCCCCAAGCCCCATCGCGAACGCGGGAACATCGTCAAGGCGTTTATCGTCCCGAGTGCGGATGCGACGCCGTCGGACTCGCTCGCCGAGGAGATCAAAGCGCACGTCAAATCCGAACTCTCCGCGCACGAGTACCCCCGCGAAATCGAGTTCGTCGACGAACTTCCGAAGACTGTGACGGGGAAGATTCGGCGGACGGAACTGCGGGAAACCGCGGCTGAAGAGAACTGA
- a CDS encoding universal stress protein, with protein MYQSILVPIDGTDASHAALQHALSIAEPFDAAVHVITVVEPSGGGLGFASNDVAELDAAIQDLVEAAVAARERTTVEIQTEVRRAQTPYDGILAHSEAVDADLIVAGRHGSTSLPEAILGGTADRLARLSPVPVVLVPRPEESSD; from the coding sequence ATGTACCAGTCTATTCTCGTTCCGATTGACGGCACTGACGCGTCACATGCTGCCCTCCAGCACGCACTGTCGATTGCGGAACCGTTCGACGCAGCCGTCCACGTGATTACCGTGGTCGAGCCATCCGGTGGCGGACTCGGATTCGCTTCCAACGATGTCGCGGAGTTGGATGCCGCGATTCAGGACCTCGTCGAGGCGGCTGTCGCGGCCCGTGAGCGGACTACCGTCGAGATTCAGACCGAGGTCCGGCGGGCACAGACCCCCTACGATGGGATTCTTGCGCATTCGGAGGCGGTCGATGCCGACCTCATCGTCGCCGGTCGACACGGCAGTACTTCGCTTCCAGAAGCGATTCTCGGAGGCACTGCGGACCGACTCGCGCGACTGTCACCGGTGCCGGTCGTGCTCGTTCCCCGGCCCGAAGAATCGAGTGACTGA
- the phnE gene encoding phosphonate ABC transporter, permease protein PhnE produces the protein MATKSGSVDGKWERPTAFYNRTTKYLVYAVIAAFVLYSIWSIRVPPDRLLRGVGEGIALVSNMLPPALTPVQFDLMVQGIFESILMSIVATTLGIIVSAPVAFMAANNLAPRPIYLVGRSIIAVTRSFHELIVAIVMVKAVGFGPLAGVLALAFKTVGFFAKLLSEEIEDIDTGQMQAIEAVGGSRLQVYLYSVLPQIIPRIIGLSIYRLDINLRHSTVVGIVGAGGIGITLLNSFQKYDYQYSSMIILVIVGIVMIGEAASAYARRRVQ, from the coding sequence ATGGCGACCAAGTCCGGCTCGGTCGATGGCAAATGGGAGCGCCCAACCGCCTTCTACAATCGGACGACCAAGTACCTCGTGTACGCCGTCATCGCTGCGTTCGTCCTCTACAGCATCTGGAGCATTCGCGTCCCGCCGGACCGCCTCCTTCGAGGTGTCGGAGAGGGGATAGCACTCGTCTCGAACATGCTCCCACCGGCGCTGACGCCGGTGCAGTTCGACCTGATGGTGCAGGGTATCTTCGAGAGTATCCTCATGTCCATCGTCGCCACGACGCTCGGCATCATCGTCAGTGCACCCGTGGCGTTCATGGCGGCCAACAACCTCGCTCCGCGTCCCATCTACCTCGTCGGACGGAGTATCATCGCCGTCACGCGGTCGTTCCACGAACTCATCGTCGCTATCGTCATGGTGAAAGCGGTGGGTTTCGGCCCGCTCGCGGGCGTGCTCGCGCTTGCATTCAAGACGGTCGGGTTCTTCGCAAAGCTCCTCTCGGAGGAGATCGAGGATATCGACACGGGACAGATGCAGGCTATCGAGGCCGTCGGTGGTAGTCGCCTACAGGTGTACCTCTACAGCGTCCTGCCGCAGATTATCCCGCGAATCATCGGGCTGTCCATCTACCGCCTCGACATCAACCTTCGACACAGTACCGTCGTCGGTATCGTCGGCGCGGGTGGTATCGGTATCACCCTGTTGAACTCGTTCCAGAAGTACGACTACCAGTACAGTTCGATGATTATCCTCGTCATCGTCGGCATCGTCATGATTGGCGAGGCCGCGAGTGCGTACGCCCGACGGAGGGTTCAGTAA
- a CDS encoding sensor histidine kinase: MDRWSLSCEKPCADRRVCFDGGWVPPSDHDMVDQMYFQEAVESSGHVVMFTDLDGTIQYVNSTFEETTGYDASEAIGSNPSMLRSGVHDDELYADMWETISSGNVWEGELVNKRKNGETYVIEQTIAPITQDGERHGYVAINIEITEKWERERSIEALHTATRDLLQAESFDGVATGVGEAITAILGFPINVVRLRDDNQLVPVHVDDQTRDLLGDRPVYDIDDSLVGEAFRAGEPRVYDDIQALSDTDTDTETRGSIRSWLYVPLGDYGIISVGQTAPNAFTETDTQLVEILGMNAESALRMLEHEQELAHENERLERFAQTVSHDLRNPLNVAEGTLGQMRDFTEQLDRMTRAHKRMEEVIEGVLMLARQGERVVDPAPVDMEALATESWDYVETEAATLSVETADTDDLVVEADAMRSRHLFENLFRNAITHGGATAVTVGPLDSGGFFVADNGCGIPTEQFEQVFRPGYSTASQGTGLGLSIVKEIADAHGWTASVTESSAGGAQFEFQPKRSYGREAGAGQ; this comes from the coding sequence ATGGATAGGTGGTCTCTCTCGTGCGAGAAACCCTGCGCCGATAGGCGCGTCTGTTTCGATGGCGGGTGGGTTCCGCCCTCGGACCACGACATGGTCGATCAGATGTATTTCCAGGAAGCGGTCGAAAGCTCCGGGCACGTCGTGATGTTCACCGACTTGGATGGAACAATCCAGTACGTCAACTCGACGTTCGAGGAGACGACTGGCTACGATGCATCGGAGGCCATCGGGAGCAATCCCAGTATGCTCCGCTCGGGGGTTCACGACGACGAACTCTATGCCGATATGTGGGAGACCATCTCGTCGGGGAATGTCTGGGAGGGTGAACTGGTCAACAAACGCAAGAACGGCGAGACCTACGTCATCGAGCAGACTATCGCCCCGATTACACAGGATGGTGAGCGACACGGCTACGTCGCCATCAATATCGAGATCACCGAGAAGTGGGAACGCGAGCGAAGCATCGAAGCACTGCACACCGCGACGCGAGACCTCCTCCAGGCGGAGAGCTTCGATGGTGTCGCGACCGGTGTTGGAGAGGCGATTACGGCCATTCTCGGGTTTCCCATCAACGTAGTTCGGCTTCGCGACGACAACCAGTTAGTCCCGGTGCACGTCGACGACCAGACCAGAGACCTCCTCGGTGACCGCCCCGTCTACGACATCGACGATAGTCTGGTCGGCGAGGCCTTCCGAGCGGGCGAGCCACGCGTCTACGACGATATTCAGGCACTTTCGGACACCGACACCGACACCGAGACCCGCGGTTCGATCCGGTCGTGGCTCTACGTCCCACTCGGTGACTACGGCATCATCAGCGTTGGCCAGACCGCCCCGAATGCATTCACGGAGACCGACACGCAACTCGTCGAGATTCTCGGCATGAACGCCGAATCGGCGTTGCGAATGCTCGAACACGAACAGGAGTTAGCCCACGAAAACGAGCGACTCGAACGCTTCGCACAGACCGTCTCGCACGACTTGCGAAACCCGCTGAACGTCGCCGAAGGCACACTCGGACAGATGCGCGACTTCACCGAGCAACTCGACCGAATGACGCGCGCGCACAAACGCATGGAAGAAGTCATCGAAGGTGTCCTAATGCTCGCACGGCAAGGCGAACGTGTCGTCGACCCGGCCCCTGTTGATATGGAGGCACTCGCTACGGAATCGTGGGACTACGTCGAGACGGAGGCTGCAACGCTCTCGGTCGAGACGGCCGACACTGACGACCTCGTCGTCGAGGCGGATGCTATGCGGAGTCGACACCTCTTCGAGAATCTCTTTCGGAACGCAATCACACACGGCGGCGCGACGGCAGTTACCGTCGGCCCACTCGACAGTGGTGGCTTTTTCGTCGCCGACAACGGGTGTGGGATTCCCACCGAACAGTTCGAGCAGGTGTTCCGTCCGGGATACTCGACTGCATCGCAGGGGACCGGCCTCGGGCTCTCGATTGTCAAAGAAATTGCCGACGCTCACGGGTGGACTGCGTCAGTGACCGAAAGTTCGGCTGGTGGTGCGCAGTTCGAATTCCAACCAAAGCGGTCATATGGTCGAGAAGCAGGGGCGGGACAGTAG